The following DNA comes from Erythrolamprus reginae isolate rEryReg1 chromosome 8, rEryReg1.hap1, whole genome shotgun sequence.
cctcctcgtccccccAAACCCTCCCGGTTTCTAACCCAGAGCCCGCCGGCCCCAGTCTTTTGTTTCCAGGGTCCCCCACCCAAAGCACCGGTCCGTTTTCTCCCCCGCGCGTCCCGAAAGGGGCCACAAAAGCCGACTCAAAAGGCCACGATGGCCCGCGTCCAAGCCCCCAAGCTCGCCAGCGCCTGCTTCCCGCACAGCTGTCCGTTGGAGAGCTGCTGCTCCGTGTCCGACGGGGGCGCCGGCGCCGGAGGCCGGCTGACCAAGCCGCTGAAGCTGGAACCGAAGATGGAGATTAGGCTGGAGATGTTGGACGCGTCCgccgaggaggaagaggaggaggaggaaggtgaggGCGCCTGCCCGCCGGCGGAGAAGAAGCCTTCGAAGCGCGCGCGCTTGGCACAGGACGCGAAAGGCGAAGGCGCaccgggaggcggcggcggcaagAGTGGCGGGTCCCCAACGTTGCCCGCCGGCTCGTATTTGCGCTTGGCGCCCGGGCTgggcggaggcggcggcggcgacggAGGAAGCGGCGGGCAGCAACCGGCAGCGGCTCCCACGACGGCCGGGACGAGGCCGCCTGGCGGGCCGGGCGCGCAGCAGCAGTCCTGGTGCAGGTAGCCGTTCTCCACCGTGGTGACCACGTGCGTGTCCAGGTCCAGCACGGTGGTGCGGCTCGAGCAGTGCGGCCCGCCGGGGACCCCCGAGGGGGCGCACGAGGCGCCGAACTCCGTCCCGGCTGAGCCCGAGTAGCCCCGCGGTGGGTAGAAGGGCAGCGGCGAGTCTCGGCACATGCCTGACGCGCCGGGTATCCCCAAAGCGGCACCGTTGTCGTCGGGGGGCGGCTGCGGCGGCGGCAGGAGCAGCAGGGACGGGGCGTCCGGTCTAGCCAGGGCGCAGCTCCGGAGCTGGAGGCCGTCGGGTCCGACGGAGGCGGCAGGCAGCGCTTGCTGGAAGTCGGGGCCCGGGGGCGCGCAGGCGGCGGCGGCGCCGTCGAGGTAGAGAAACGGCTGGTGGGCGCCGGCGGCGGCGGGGCTGCTTTGGCGCCGGCAGAGCTCGGCGTAGCGCTCGCTCAGGTAAAGCTGCCGGGCGTTGCGGAGCACGTAGGAGACCAGCAGGTTCTTGTGGAGCTTGAGGCCGCCGCGCTGCGTGCGCGACAGGTGGATCTTGCGCAGAGAGAGGCTGATGAGGCTCTGGGCGTCCAGCGCGCCCTCCATCGTCGGCCCGCTCAGCTCCGGGCCCGCATCCACCCGGACGGACTGGGGCAGGACCCCCACCCGCGGCCCTGGGCCAGGCGCTGGGTGCGAAAGCAGCGCAACCCCGCCCGGTGCCCGCCTTCGCGCGCGGCCCCACGCTTCCACTCCCGCCCCGCCGTCCGCGCTCGGCAGGGCCAGCACTGAGCTGGGCTTGGGCCGGCCCCCGCTATTTATACCCCCTCCTCGGGCCGGCCCCCCTCGCCCGGGACCTATAGGATTCCGCCCCGGCCTTGGATTGGCAGCCGACGCCCGCCCACCGGGGGCCCGACCCGCCAATCCAGGCGAGGCGGTTCCTTTGTGCTATTCAAATACAGAAACGGGCTTGGAAGGGAGCGGGGGCTGCTCCGGCGGGCGGCCGGGAAGGGGGCGAGGCGGGCGGGCGGCCGCCGCGAGGGTCTCTCCGCGGggcggagggaggagggagggaggcgccgCCTGGCACAGGTGAGCCTCCCCGGGCTGCCTGGCCACGTGCGGGCCCCGGAGGGGTGTGTGGCGGGCTAGGGGCGGGACCTCGTGGAGCCCCGCCTCCCCTGCTGCAGGTGCCCCATATCGGCCCTTCCTTCGAAGGGCTTCGCCTCCCCACAAGCCCCCTGCCTGGGCATCATCGGTGCTGAAATCCCCATTGCGCGTCCGGGGTTTTTTGTAGGCGGTTTTCTAGTTTCGGGGAGTTCCGTATGATTTCCTGCTTCTggtttttctcctcccccccccactcctccttAGGTTTGCATTAGCACCGAAGGCAGTTGGACGGATTCGGTGGGCTTCGTTTTCATATAGGTCCTTGGGACCCGTTTCCTTTCCCCGATGCTCTGGGGCAGGCGGAGGCCCAGTGGGATTTTCTGTGActtgttggacttcaactcccagaattcttgagacaATCaggctagctcaagaattctgggagttttgtttattttattcatttattattacagtgggaagggaccttgcaggtcatctagtccaaccccctgctggtgcaggagaccctacgtcACATTGGCTCTTCTatctaggacatgtggacttcatctcccagaattcctgagctagcatgattggatgaggaattctgggagttgaagtccacagccaTAGAAGAGTCCATGTTGCCTACCCCCGCACTAGCAGTCCAGTTTTTCTTGAaggtctctagtgttggagctttcaccacctctgcgggcaagctgttccgctggttgatcgctctcgctgtcagaaagttcctacttatttccaggttgaatctcttcatgggcagcttccatccgttgttccttgtctggctctgtggtgctttggaaaataataataataataacaacaacagagttggcagggaccttggagatcttctagtccaacccactgcttagccAGGAAAgcttagccaggaaaccctacactacttcagacagatggtcatccaa
Coding sequences within:
- the IER5L gene encoding immediate early response gene 5-like protein, with the protein product MEGALDAQSLISLSLRKIHLSRTQRGGLKLHKNLLVSYVLRNARQLYLSERYAELCRRQSSPAAAGAHQPFLYLDGAAAACAPPGPDFQQALPAASVGPDGLQLRSCALARPDAPSLLLLPPPQPPPDDNGAALGIPGASGMCRDSPLPFYPPRGYSGSAGTEFGASCAPSGVPGGPHCSSRTTVLDLDTHVVTTVENGYLHQDCCCAPGPPGGLVPAVVGAAAGCCPPLPPSPPPPPPSPGAKRKYEPAGNVGDPPLLPPPPPGAPSPFASCAKRARFEGFFSAGGQAPSPSSSSSSSSADASNISSLISIFGSSFSGLVSRPPAPAPPSDTEQQLSNGQLCGKQALASLGAWTRAIVAF